GCTGTCGCCCCCTCGGCAGCGGCCACGATGGCGAATTGCACGTCCCCATCAGCGTCGCCCGCGATGTAAAGTCCTGGAATGTTGGTGGTTTGCTTTTTATGAGAGCGTATTAGTCCATCCGGATCGCAATCACACCCTAGCAATTCGGGAAGTCGCGACCGTTGACGCTGCTCACTGGCAAAGAATAAGGCATCACAGGCAAGCGACGGCCCATTTTCAAAGACGACCAGGTTCAGAAAGCCATTTGGTCCGGACTGTACTTGGGCCACTTTATCTGGCCGATAGCCTAGTTTACGTTCTTGTAAAAAAGCTTGCTGCGCGGGGGAAAGCTCTTGCCCCTGTGTGCAGACGGTGATCAGCTCGGACCAATTTCGCAATGCCAGAGCTAATCCCACAGGGGCGGGTCCATCCCCAAGTGCCACTAAGTGTCCATGACGGTGTTCCCAACCGTCGCAATAAGGACAGTGATAAACCCCTTTGCCGTAAAGATCACGAAGATTCTCTATTTCAGGCAACACATCCAAAGTGCCGGTGGCTAACAATAATTTTCGCGCGTGTCGCGGAGGACCATCAGCGGTTATGATGGTAAAACGCCCATGATCCGTAGGATTAGTGTGGGCGGATAGTACTTCGGCGGAAACAATTTCCGCACCGTAGCTCAGGGCTTGCTGTCTCCCTCGAGCGCGTAATTCCCGTGGAGAACAGTTTTCCAACCCTAGATATCCATTCAATTGGCGGGCGGCGTAATTGCGCGGCTTATCATGGTCAAACAGAATAACTTGGCGGCAACACCTGCCAAGAATTAAAGCGGCGCTCAAGCCGGCGGGTCCGCCCCCAATAATTGCGACATCAGTTATTTTCACTATTTTCATCAAGCTGACCATAATTAGACCAGCATTGCTCCTTAGGTGCTATCTCAACTTCTATGCCGCGCTCTTTGGCCAAAGCGCGTTCTAATTGGTTCAACTCTTTGGGATCCCGTTGATGGCCGGTAATCTCTTTTTGCGCTTGGCCCATGGTTTCCATCACTTGCATAACCGGATCCTCGACATATTCCCACTCTTCGCCGGCGGGCCAAGGACCTTGACCTTCGTTCCAGGGTCCGCGAGTATCCTCGACACCGTTGGACATATTAAATGCCGTATGGGTAAAGCGGGCATCGCCTTGAAATATTCCCGGGGGAAAATTAGGCATAATAGTCGCAAGCGCGGCGTTGAATTGCTGAAAGTGGGCAATTTCCCGCGTCATTAAAAATCGCAACGTATCTTGGACATACGGATCATCGGTGAATTGCAACAGGCGTTCATATAAAATTTTAGCGCGGGTTTCCGCTCCTATATTCGAACGCAAGTCCACGCTAAGATCCCCATTGGCGTTCACAAACGAACCCGTCCAGGGAACTCCCACGCTATCCGTGACCACGGGACCACCCGCCGATTCCAGTAAAAACTTGGGGTTATCCATCGCCATTTGAATGATGTTGCTTTTTTTAGCCGAACCATTTCCCATTTGAGTAACCAGATTCCCCTCGGCTGCGTCTTTCAACGCGCCGTTGACCCCTGTTAGTAGCATGGTTATGGTCGCACCCACAATTTCCAAATGGCTAAATTCCTCGGTCGCGATATCCATCAGCAAATCATATTTATCCGGATATTCCCGGCGACAGCCAAAAGCTTGCACAAAGTACTGCATGGCCGCCTTTAATTCGCCATTTCCTCCCCCAAACTGTTCCAATAGCAGTTTGGCAAAACGGGGATCCGGTTGTGATACACGGGCATCAAACTGTAAATCTTTAATGTGCTGAAACATCTTCTTTCCCTTCCAATAGATAAATAGGCCGCAATATGGCATCTTTTGAGCAAATTAAATACCAATTTGGCAATCCCTCCCCACTTACTTCTAAATAGCACTGGCATGGTTCCCATTCTTGCAACATGAAAGTGCCGCGATCAGTTCGCAATGTTTTTTGGGCCACTACATTGCCTGTAAGAGCAGTCGGTAAATAAATCTAGTGGAGCAAGCAAAGAAAATATTCAAATAATTATTGTCAACATGCTTGATTAAGGTATAAAAATCGCGAGTTTTTCAAGGAAGATCGTAATTCCCCCGAGGGCTTTGCCGTTTAAACGACCATTGCAAAATAATCTCAATTTGCTAAATTCTATTGGATTAACAGAGTTGCAAAACTTCATTTCTGGACCATGGACTGGGCGGTTGGCGCGTGGCCGCCGGCTCGGCCATTGGCAAAAGGTAAAAAAACCATGGCAGTAACCAAGGAAACCCGGCAAAAACTGATAGCGGATTTTAAGCGGGGAGAGACGGATTCGGGATCACCGGAAGTGCAAATTGCTTTATTGACGGCCCGGATTAATGATCTGACGGACCATTTTCGCACCCATGACAAGGACTATGCCAGCCGCCGCGGCTTGATGAAGATGGTCAGCAACCGCCGCCGTCTGTTGGATTACCTCAAAAGCATAGATCCCCAGCGTTATCTGGATGTGATCAAGCGCCTTGACATCCGTAAGTAACCGCTCTCCCCATTCCTTCTCGAATGGGGATTTTTGTTTTTTGTCGGTCCGCTACCCAGGGAAGCTTTTTTTGGGGAGCAACCGCCTGGGCGTCAAAGGGGAGAAATTTCTGCCGCGATTCGTGGGTGATCGCTCCCAACAGCATCACCCCCTATCCGCTGCCGCATTTTTATAGCGGCATTTCGGCACGCCCCCGTTTTTTTATCTAACATTGGCTTCGTACACAAAGATAGGAATTACCCTTGAAAGTTCGCGTTGAAAAACAGATTGGCTCACAAATCTTGGCATTGGAAACCGGTTTTTACGCCAAGCAAGCGGCCGGGAGCATTTGGCTAAGGTATGGCGAAAATGTGGTCCTGGTCGCGGCAACGACCGGCGCGCCCCGCGCGGGAACGGACTTTTTTCCCTTGACCTGCGATTACCGCGAGCGGACCGCCGCCGCGGGTAAATTTCCCGGCGGGTTTATCAAGCGCGAGGGACGCCCCAGTACCAAGGAAACTCTTACCTCGCGCCTGATGGATCGGCCCATTCGGCCCCTCTTTCCCGCGGGGTTTTATGACGAGGTTCAGATCCAGGCAATGGTCCTGGCCACGGATAAATGCCACGACCCCGATGTCCTGGCGATGATTGGCGCGTCGGCGGCGTTGACAGTCTCTTCCCTGCCGTTTGAGGGGCCGATTGGTTCAGTGCGTCTGGGCCTGGTGGAAGGCCAATTTGTGGTCTTTCCTAGTTATGAACAATTGGAATCCAGCGATCTGGATTTGATTGTTTCGGGCAGTAAGGACGCGGTGCTGATGATCGAGGGATTTGCCCGTGAATTGCCGGAGGACCGCATGGCCGAGGCGATCATGGAGGCCCACCGCGTCATTCGCGAAATTTGCGACATGCAGATCGAGTTGCAAGCCAAGGTGGGCGTGCAAAAGACGGTGTTCACCTCTCCGCCGGATGATGGCTTGTATGACCGGCTGCGCAGCAGCTATGCCGATCAGTATAAAACCGCCAAAACCACCGAAGGCAAACAAAATCGCGCCGCGGCGGTAAAAGCG
The nucleotide sequence above comes from Pirellulales bacterium. Encoded proteins:
- a CDS encoding NAD(P)/FAD-dependent oxidoreductase; the protein is MVSLMKIVKITDVAIIGGGPAGLSAALILGRCCRQVILFDHDKPRNYAARQLNGYLGLENCSPRELRARGRQQALSYGAEIVSAEVLSAHTNPTDHGRFTIITADGPPRHARKLLLATGTLDVLPEIENLRDLYGKGVYHCPYCDGWEHRHGHLVALGDGPAPVGLALALRNWSELITVCTQGQELSPAQQAFLQERKLGYRPDKVAQVQSGPNGFLNLVVFENGPSLACDALFFASEQRQRSRLPELLGCDCDPDGLIRSHKKQTTNIPGLYIAGDADGDVQFAIVAAAEGATAAAAINRELQDEDYGVLEP
- a CDS encoding manganese catalase family protein, which gives rise to MFQHIKDLQFDARVSQPDPRFAKLLLEQFGGGNGELKAAMQYFVQAFGCRREYPDKYDLLMDIATEEFSHLEIVGATITMLLTGVNGALKDAAEGNLVTQMGNGSAKKSNIIQMAMDNPKFLLESAGGPVVTDSVGVPWTGSFVNANGDLSVDLRSNIGAETRAKILYERLLQFTDDPYVQDTLRFLMTREIAHFQQFNAALATIMPNFPPGIFQGDARFTHTAFNMSNGVEDTRGPWNEGQGPWPAGEEWEYVEDPVMQVMETMGQAQKEITGHQRDPKELNQLERALAKERGIEVEIAPKEQCWSNYGQLDENSENN
- the rpsO gene encoding 30S ribosomal protein S15, producing the protein MAVTKETRQKLIADFKRGETDSGSPEVQIALLTARINDLTDHFRTHDKDYASRRGLMKMVSNRRRLLDYLKSIDPQRYLDVIKRLDIRK